The Pseudomonadota bacterium sequence GATGGCGAACGGGGGCTGATCGCCAGCGATATCATTGATCGGATTGCATCATGCGTGAACTGACCCTCAATACGTGGTTGGCTGACGAGCAGGCTACGCGTCGTGCGGGTGCGCAGCTGGCCGAAACGCTCGTGCAGGTGGCGCATGACCGGGCGCTCACGGTGTTCGTGCGCGGCAATCTTGGTGCGGGAAAGAGCACGCTGGTGCGCGGTTTCCTGTCGGCGCTGGGTGTATCGGGCGTGATGCCCAGTCCCACGTATTCACTGGTCGAGCCCTATGAGGTGGCTGATCTTCGGCTGTTTCATATGGATGCCTATCGAATGGGGGATGCCGTTGAGCTCGACTACTTAGGTCTCGACGACCTGGACGAGCCGGGCACGATGCTGCTGGTCGAGTGGCCGGATCACGTTCGAGACGCGTTGCCAGCACCGGCCCTGGAAATTGAGTTGGAGGTGGCTCCCGACCCGAACATCGATGCTCATGGCGATCACGGCGAGGCCCCTACCGGAACACGATCGGTCGCGTCGTCGGGCACGCCCGTGTCCGATGACACTGACATGCTGCGCAGCGGCATTGGTCGTCAGCTCACCCTTCGCTCCAGGCTGCTGCCAGGCTCGCTTTGGGCTCAGCTTGAGCGCGCGATAAACTGACGGCATTCTACTCGAGTGACCACATTAGAAAAAGTTCCTATCTAATTAAAAAATATATAGATGTTTTGATTTTTCAGTCGAATCAAGTATGCTTACTCTGTAATGTTCCATGGCTTAAAAATCCGCGTGTTCCCGCTCTGGTTGTGCCTGTTTTTGGCGCCGATGGCGTCGGCGGCCGTCGAGCTCGAAACCATGCGCATTGTGCAGTCGCCAAGCCACACCCAGCTTGTGGTGCAATTGAGCGGACCGGTCAAGCACTCGCTGTTCGACTTGGATAGGCCAGCGCGAGTCGTACTGGATCTTGAACGCACCCGGCTTGAAGCGCCGACCGTGCCGCCCGCGGCGGGCTTCATCAAAAAGGTGCGTACCGGTAAGCCCGACAAGCAGACTCTTCGCGTGGTGCTGGATTTAACTGAATCGGTCAAGATGCGCAGCTTTCAGCGCACGCCCGAAGAGGGCAATCGGCACGAGTTGGTCGTAGAGCTTTATTCTGGCGCGACCCGTGAGCCGGTCAAAACAGCGGCGCAGTCGACCCATGGTCGAGACGTGATCGTTGCGATCGACCCGGGACACGGCGGCATCGATCCGGGCGCGCTGGGTAAAAAAGGCACACGCGAAAAGGATGTGGTGCTGGCGATCTCGCGGCGGTTGCAAAAAGCGATTTCAAAACACCCCGGTTTTAAAGCGGTATTGATCCGCGACAAAGACGAGTTTCTCCGTCACCGCGATCGCATGCGCATTGCACGTGAAAAACGGGCCGACCTATTTGTTTCAATTCATGCCGATGCCTTCAAAGATGCCCGCGCACACGGCTCGACGGTATACGTACTGTCCGAACGCGGGGCGAGCAGTGAAGCGGCCCGCTGGCTTGCTGAGCGGGAAAACGCCGCCGATCTGATGGGAGGCGTGTCACTGGGTGACAAGGATGATGTGCTGGCGTCGGTGCTGCTCGATTTGTCGCAGACTGCGACGCTCGATATGAGCATCGAGGCGGGCAATCATGTGGTGAAAGAACTTGGCAAAGTCGGGCGCGTGCGTCGAGTTAAAGTGCAGCACGCTGGCTTTTTGGTTCTGAAGAGCCCGGATATCCCCTCGATTCTTGTTGAGACTGCCTTTATTTCCAATCCGAATGAAGAGCGGCGCTTACGTCAAGCGGAGTCTCAGCAGGCTTGGGCGGACGCGATCACAGATGGGGTTGTCAAGTATTTTCATGCCAATCCGCCCACGGGCACACTCGTCGCCGAGCGGCAGCGTCTTGATCGACCACAGGAGATTGCCTACACCATCGCGCGCGGTGACACGCTGTCCGGTATTGCCGATCGCTTCAATGTTCGCCTTCGATCACTTCGCAAAGTGAACAACATTCGCGGTGATCGAATCCGCGTAGGCCAGGTTATTCGTATTCCCGGCAGTTCCTGATTGCTCCACGGATTTTCCACAGTTATCGTGGCCGCGCTCGGCGGCGGGGATGTTTTTACGCGCTTTAAATAGGTATATTGCGGTCCAGTTTCTCAGGTACTGCTATGCCAATTCTCGCGCTCCCTGACCATCTCGTTAACCAAATCGCGGCGGGCGAAGTCGTCGAGCGGCCCGCGTCCGTTTTAAAAGAGCTGATGGAAAATGCGTTGGACGCGGGTGCCACGCATGTCAGTGTGGACGTTGTCGAGGGTGGGATCAAACGCCTCAAGGTGCGTGACGATGGTAGTGGTATCGCTCCGGATGAATTACCGATGGCGGTCGCGCGACATGCGACGAGTAAAATTGCCACACTCGATGATTTGATTAACGTGTCGTCGTTGGGGTTTCGCGGTGAAGCTTTGCCGAGTATCGCCTCGGTATCGCGTTTGAATATTGCTTCTCGCACGTCTGATTATGATCATGGTTTTGAAATCAGTGTGCGCAACGGGGAATGCAGTGATCCAGCGCCGTTGCCACACCCTGCGGGCACCACGATTGACGTGCAGGATCTGTTTTATAACGTACCAGCACGCCGCAAGTTTCTTCGCACAGTCAAAACAGAATACTCACACATTGAGCAGGTGTTTACTCGCGTTGCGCTGAGCAATTTTCCCGTGGCATTCACATTGACTCATAATGGACGTGTGACGCGTAATTTGCCGATGGCCACTACGCGCGAGGCGATGGAGAAACGACTCGCAACGCTGATCGGTGACGAGTTTGTTGAGCAGTGTTTTCACATTGAGAATCACTCGTCAACACTGCGGCTTTCGGGGTGGATCGCTGTGCCCACGTTTTCGCGCAGCCAAGCCGATCGTCAGTACTTTTTTCTTAATGGCCGCATGATTCGCGACAAGGTGATCAGTCATGCAGTACGGCTCGGTTATCAGGACGTATTGTTTCATGGGCGTCATCCGGCGTATGTGTTGTCGTTAACGCTCGATCCGTCAAAAGTGGATGTCAATGCGCACCCAACCAAAATGGAAGTACGGTTTCGCGATAGTCGGGCCGTGCACGAATTCGTGTTTCGAACCGTTGAGCAGGCCCTGTCGAAAACACGTCCCGGGTCGGGTGTTGATCCTGTTCAAGCAAATCCGCGTGCACTCACCCATGATGTGAGTGGTATGGCCTACACCACTGGCGCGTTGTCGCTGCGTCCAGGCGGCTCGGTAGCGGACTCGCGCGACTTCTATCGGCAGATGACCAGCGCCGACATCGCGAACGCCATTGGCGATGAACGCGCGTCGGGGGAACGGCGCTCGCCCGCCGTGCTGGATGCGGATGACGATATGCCGCTGGGCGTCGCGCTAGCCCAATTACACGCGATTTATATTTTAGCCCAGAACCAACAAGGCTTAGTGGTGGTCGACATGCACGCAGCGCACGAACGTATTACGTATGAACGGCTCAAGAAGCAGCACGAGCAAGGTGGTGTCGCCTCGCAAGCCTTGCTCTTCCCGTTGTCGGTTTCGGTGTCCTTGCAAGAAGCCGATTTTGTCGAAAACGAATTGCTGGAGTTTAAGTCGCTCGGCTTTGACATCGATCGATCCGGCCCGGAACAGGTGACCCTGCGAGCTGTGCCGCTTGTGTTGGAGGGCAGTAACGCCGAAGCGCTTGTGCGCGATGTGCTTGCCGATTTGGTTGCAGAAGGGTCAAGCGGTCGGCTGCGTCAGGAGATTAATGACGTGTTATCGACGATGGCCTGTCACGGTTCTGTGCGCGCCAACAGGAAGCTCACGATCGACGAGATGAACGCCCTGTTGCGCACGATGGAGGAGACCGAGCGGGCTGATCAATGTAATCACGGCCGGCCTACCTGGACGCAGCTGAGCATCCACGATCTGGACCGTTTGTTTTTGCGCGGTCGATAAACGACATGCGTCACCTACCGGTTGTGTTTGTGATGGGGCCGACGGCCTCAGGCAAAACATCGCTCGCGATGGAGCTTGTGCAACGATTGGATGCCGACATCATCAGCGTTGACTCGGCGATGATCTATCGCACAATGGACATCGGGACCGCTAAGCCCACAGCGGATGAATTGGCCCGCGCGCCACACGCGCTGATTGATCTATTGGATCCTTCGCAATCGTGGTCGGTGGGCGAATTTTGCGCCTCCGCCCAGTCGCTCATCGAACGCAGTCATCGCCAAGGGCGTGTTCCGCTGCTCACGGGTGGCACGATGATGTATTTTCGGGCGTTTGAGTCTGGGCTCAATGCGCTGCCGCAGGCCGATGCCGATACTCGCGCACAGATCAATCAACAGGCCGACACGGTCGGGTGGCCAGCCTTGCATGCCGAACTCGAGCGCCTTGATCCAGAGGCCGCAGCCCGGATCCACCCTAATGATGCACAGCGCATTCAGCGAGCGCTGGAGGTGTTTAGGGTGAGCGGTCGCCCGATCAGTGCAATACACAATGAAACGACTCACCCACTGCCGTATCCCGTGCTCAAATTTGCGCTGTCAGTCGGTGAACGATCGACCCTGCACGAGCGGATTCATCAGCGCTTTGATCAGATGATCGAGTTGGGGTTTGTGGATGAGGTGGCGTCTCTCCACGCCCGAGGCGATCTTCACGCCGATCTGCCATCGATCCGTTGCGTGGGTTACCGACAGCTGTGGGCCTACTTGGAGGGTGACATCGGTTTGGCAGACGCGATAACGCGCGGTAAGACCGCGACGCGTCAATTGGCCAAGCGCCAGCTTACTTGGTTGCGCAGCTCGCGCGACCTTACTACGGTCGATCCGCTGAGTCCTAGCGCTGCGCAGACCGTGGCGGAAGTTATCCAAGCCGCCGTGGGTTAAGCGAGACCGAGTCGGTTAATCCAAGAATACGATACCGTGATACCGCCCGCCACGGCGCCATGAACCTCGCCAGAAAATCCCCCTTACACGTTCGACTCAGGCCGTGCGATGCGGACAGACGCCTCTGCCGGTTCGACACGGACCGTTCGACGCGGACAGTTCGACGTGGACAGGCACACCGTTCGACTCAGACGGTCGGGCCGGTTCGACCTGGACAGGCACGCCGTTCGTCTCGGATAGGCATGCCCGCCTGTCGTGAGGTCAGATGACACCACGTTGGACTCATGTTGGATTCACAGTGGACGGATTCACATTGGACAGTCACTCGGTGTCGAACACGCGATGACCAGCCCGGGTCGAACAGCTTGGACAGTCACACACTCTTGTCACCAATACGCTGAGGTCGCCCGCCGGACAGTCACATCGAAGTGCCAAGCGCTTAGCAATGGATAGTCATCTCGCGAGCACCGGGAATACGCTACGTGATCTGCGGAGACTAGACCGAAGGTCTCTGAGTGCGGTCAAGTTTTAAGGTGCGGTGCTATCTGACTAAGTGGATACCCTGAACTTGAGCGCATCGGTATCGCGGTTGTCTGTACAACGTAGCGCTCGCGACTGGCGAGGCGGTCAACAACAACAAAACACGGAAGATGAATTCAAATGCGGTTCAATTGCCGTGGTTTGGCCGAAATTAAATACATTTCGTCCGATTCGATTAATGCGTCGTGGTGTGTCCAGATTTGTCCGTTATTTTGCGAAAAACACTGGTGTTGCGGGGCATGCCCTATGCTAGACTTCCAGCGTGGGGTTCATGGATGAGCTGCAACCACCGCGGACTAAAAAACCAAATTCCAATAACACGACTTATAAGAAAGCCTCCAAAGGAGAATCCCATGGCAAAAGGGCAATCCCTTCAGGACCCATTTTTGAACGCGCTTCGACGCGAAAAAATTCCGGTATCTATTTATCTGGTGAACGGCATTAAATTGCAGGGGCAAATCGACTCGTTCGATCAATTTGTTGTTTTGCTTAAAAATAGCGTAAGCCAGATGGTCTACAAACACGCCATTTCAACGGTGGTTCCGGCGCGGAATGTGCGTCTGGGTTCGGACGACGGCGACGCGGATGCGCAAAGCGGCGACTGACGTCGTTCGGCG is a genomic window containing:
- the tsaE gene encoding tRNA (adenosine(37)-N6)-threonylcarbamoyltransferase complex ATPase subunit type 1 TsaE, translating into MRELTLNTWLADEQATRRAGAQLAETLVQVAHDRALTVFVRGNLGAGKSTLVRGFLSALGVSGVMPSPTYSLVEPYEVADLRLFHMDAYRMGDAVELDYLGLDDLDEPGTMLLVEWPDHVRDALPAPALEIELEVAPDPNIDAHGDHGEAPTGTRSVASSGTPVSDDTDMLRSGIGRQLTLRSRLLPGSLWAQLERAIN
- a CDS encoding N-acetylmuramoyl-L-alanine amidase translates to MFHGLKIRVFPLWLCLFLAPMASAAVELETMRIVQSPSHTQLVVQLSGPVKHSLFDLDRPARVVLDLERTRLEAPTVPPAAGFIKKVRTGKPDKQTLRVVLDLTESVKMRSFQRTPEEGNRHELVVELYSGATREPVKTAAQSTHGRDVIVAIDPGHGGIDPGALGKKGTREKDVVLAISRRLQKAISKHPGFKAVLIRDKDEFLRHRDRMRIAREKRADLFVSIHADAFKDARAHGSTVYVLSERGASSEAARWLAERENAADLMGGVSLGDKDDVLASVLLDLSQTATLDMSIEAGNHVVKELGKVGRVRRVKVQHAGFLVLKSPDIPSILVETAFISNPNEERRLRQAESQQAWADAITDGVVKYFHANPPTGTLVAERQRLDRPQEIAYTIARGDTLSGIADRFNVRLRSLRKVNNIRGDRIRVGQVIRIPGSS
- the mutL gene encoding DNA mismatch repair endonuclease MutL — encoded protein: MPILALPDHLVNQIAAGEVVERPASVLKELMENALDAGATHVSVDVVEGGIKRLKVRDDGSGIAPDELPMAVARHATSKIATLDDLINVSSLGFRGEALPSIASVSRLNIASRTSDYDHGFEISVRNGECSDPAPLPHPAGTTIDVQDLFYNVPARRKFLRTVKTEYSHIEQVFTRVALSNFPVAFTLTHNGRVTRNLPMATTREAMEKRLATLIGDEFVEQCFHIENHSSTLRLSGWIAVPTFSRSQADRQYFFLNGRMIRDKVISHAVRLGYQDVLFHGRHPAYVLSLTLDPSKVDVNAHPTKMEVRFRDSRAVHEFVFRTVEQALSKTRPGSGVDPVQANPRALTHDVSGMAYTTGALSLRPGGSVADSRDFYRQMTSADIANAIGDERASGERRSPAVLDADDDMPLGVALAQLHAIYILAQNQQGLVVVDMHAAHERITYERLKKQHEQGGVASQALLFPLSVSVSLQEADFVENELLEFKSLGFDIDRSGPEQVTLRAVPLVLEGSNAEALVRDVLADLVAEGSSGRLRQEINDVLSTMACHGSVRANRKLTIDEMNALLRTMEETERADQCNHGRPTWTQLSIHDLDRLFLRGR
- the miaA gene encoding tRNA (adenosine(37)-N6)-dimethylallyltransferase MiaA gives rise to the protein MRHLPVVFVMGPTASGKTSLAMELVQRLDADIISVDSAMIYRTMDIGTAKPTADELARAPHALIDLLDPSQSWSVGEFCASAQSLIERSHRQGRVPLLTGGTMMYFRAFESGLNALPQADADTRAQINQQADTVGWPALHAELERLDPEAAARIHPNDAQRIQRALEVFRVSGRPISAIHNETTHPLPYPVLKFALSVGERSTLHERIHQRFDQMIELGFVDEVASLHARGDLHADLPSIRCVGYRQLWAYLEGDIGLADAITRGKTATRQLAKRQLTWLRSSRDLTTVDPLSPSAAQTVAEVIQAAVG
- the hfq gene encoding RNA chaperone Hfq, with the protein product MAKGQSLQDPFLNALRREKIPVSIYLVNGIKLQGQIDSFDQFVVLLKNSVSQMVYKHAISTVVPARNVRLGSDDGDADAQSGD